Below is a genomic region from Ictalurus furcatus strain D&B chromosome 27, Billie_1.0, whole genome shotgun sequence.
TTATCCACAGTGCGCACCGTGttgcagaagtgtgtgtgttctctcccgGCAGAACACACGCAGACGTACACGGCACTGCTCGAGCAACTGAGACACCTGGGAGGAGAACAGATCCGCAATGTTGCTGTGagacacacacgtacacacacacacacacacacacacacacacacatgtaagcCCACTGTTatctaagtgtgtgtatgtgtgtgtgtgtgtgtagacgctGGGCGGGAACATTGCCAGCGCGTACCCGAACTCTGATCTGAATCCTGTTCTGGCTGCAGGGCGGAGCTCAGTGCAGCTGCTGTCTCACGGTCATTACATCACTCATGACATCActcagaaagacagagggacagacagacagacagaccactAGACAGGCAGATGGACGCTCGAATGGATCTATAGTTACACTAATACAtcaacagataaacagacagctggatagatggacagacatatagacattcacagtcagacagactgacagacacgcagatagacagacagatatagatagaaagatagactgatatacagacacacagatggatagatagacagagacatagacagacagggagagagagaagacaggcAGACCCCACCGAAAGATCAATAGATATAGACAGACTGACATACTGGTGTtcaggtgtgtctgtgtgtgtgtgtgtgtgtgtgtgatcagatgGAAGGCGTGAGGTTCCCCTGGATAAGGATTTCTTTGTGGGATCAGGAAAGACGATTCTCAGAGCGGACGAGATTgtgttgtctgtttttattccGGTTTCCAGAAAGGTGATGTTATACAGTACAAATACACCTGCTCTTAtcatatataaagatataaatatataaatcatttcagtttttagGTATCGGATCTATCTTcgttacttacttacttacaacTACTTCTTTAGCGATGTATCTTCCTTTCGATTCAGGGAAGGGATTTGTTTCGGTCTGGATGCTAGCGTTCGTGTCTGTCGTCTTTACTGTGTTTATCGTCCGTCACTCCgtcagtgtgaggtggtgtgtgCGTTCCGTAACGCTCCCCGTAAAGACAACGCGCTGGCCACGGTGAGCGCCGGCATGCGGGTGCGGTTCGATCGCGACTCGGACGTGGTGGGAGACATGAGTGTGTATTACGGTGGAGTCggagcacacacactcagcgcGGAGAACGCGACGCGGCACGTCATCGGCAGGTGGACACACACTCCATGTTAATAACTTCATTAATAATAGCAGACAGGTATGTGTGCTGTCTGCTCTCAATAATCATGCTCTaaagaattatttataataataataataatagtaatagtaattgttgtatttgttttttttcgtattatttattattagaaaaAACCCGTACTAGCTACATGTTGTCGTCAGTTCTGTTAATTTTTACGCAGGTCGTGGAGTGAGGCGACGTTAAGTGGTGCGTACGCGGCGCTGCTCGATGACGTCACACTCGGGGCGTCGGCTCCGGGGGGGAAGGTGGTGTTCCGCAGGTCTCTGACCCTCAGCATGTTCTTCCGGTTCTACCTACACGTCCTGCAGCACCTCAGAGACCAGGTACGCCTTCACAAACTCATGACTAATAAAGTCAGAGTTAATTATAAGAACTAATCGCTGGGGTTTTAAATGCTGCGTTTGCGATTTGCAGGTTTTTAGAGGAAGAAACTCAAGAGCTTGTTGCTATAGTGATGGAAATAACCCACTCCGCCCCtttcagaaagatttctgacaACATAGTGATTTagctcattttatttttcttcttcttcctcttattattattattattattattattattattattattatgagcaGTTAAATGCTGCACACAGTATGTGTGtaatgtatttcattttaatatgaatagctgttcttcctcttctttttcttcttattattattatatttaaatcattacgtgtgtgtgtgtgtgtgtgtgtgtgtgtgtgtgtgtgatttggaaGAATGTGATTCAGGGTGAAATTCCAAAATGTGAGCTGAGTGCAGTGGAGCCGCTGCCCAACTTCATTCAGCCTGGATACCAGGAgttccaggtgtgtgtgtgtgtgtgtgtgtgtgtgtgtgtgtgtgtgtgtgaggaaaaatataGTAAAGCACTGTAAAATGAAAGGACACAAATCACAAAtgataaaattgtgtgtgtgtttttggttttatatatatatatatgtatatgtatatgtgtatatatatatatatatatatatatgtatatatgtgtgtgtgtgtgtgtgtgtgtgtgtgtagcctgtGTCAGAGGGGGACTGTGTGGGCCGGGCGTTGCCTCACCATTCTTCCGTCTCACATGCTACAGGAGAGGCCGTGTACTGCGATgacattccacacacacatggagaaCTGTTCCTCTCTGTCGTCACCAGCACCAGAGCACACGCCAAGATCacgtaaaacacacacacacacgccaagATCacgtaaaacacacacacacccacgccaAGATCacgtaaaacacacacacacacacacacgccaagATCacgtaaaacacacacacacacacatgccaagatcacgtaaaacacacacacacactgaattgtTGATATCATTTTCCTGACAGCCACATTGATGTGGGCGGAGCTCTGGCGATGGTGGGCGTGGTGGATGTGATCACTTTCAAGGACATTCCAGGCAGGAGGTCGGTCTCCTTCAGTGGGATGAATGAGGATCTGTTGGCAGAAAACGAGGTCCTTCAAATAAATCCCATGTCGTTCACGTGTCGTTTTAAACGAGTGATCACGTACCAATGTGGAAatactttcaaaataaaatccaacaaTCTAAACATGACTGTGTAAATGCATAGATCATTAAAACTCACTTTTGAAAAATGacctatataaatatataaacacttaaaaatatatatatatatatataataaattattcagATTGCTTGGATAATTTAGCGGCAGTTTAGCATCAGATTTTGGTACGAATTTCAACAAGTAGTATAATTCTGTATGAAAAAAACAggatttaaaaacagtatttctTCCCGTGCCGTTTCCGTATCTGCTCTCAGGTGACGTGTGTGGGTCACGTGATCTGCGCCGTCGTCGCCGATACGAAGCAGCACGCTAAGCTCGCCGCGTCGGCTTTGAAGATCACCTATGAGGACCTGAAAGAGGACCTGATCTTCACTGTAGAGGTCAggcgttccctcaccagcctctctgttctctctcgcgttaccaagaaaccgcaaagcgctgacactgcaGACTCCTTCCGTCAGCGTTcattaaacgtgtgtgtgtgtgtgtgtgtgtgtgtgttggatgcaGGAAGCTGTGGAGAAGAGCTCCTTCTTTCCTCCTCAAAGAGAGATTCAGAGAGGAGACGTGGCCTCGGCGCTTCTGGAGACCGACCACGTTTACGAAGGTCACATTTCACTCGCTAGTTCAGTGATCGCACTCGTTAGCTACGTTCTGCTTGGAAGCTATACTTGccggttgcctagcaacagcaTTTTTCCTAATTGCTGTTGCGTTTTCAGGAGAGATGCGTGTTGGAGGACAGGAACATTTCTACATGGAGACACAGAGCATGCTGGTCATTCCTGtaggagaggagaaggagatgAAGGTTTATCTGTCTACACAACACCCAACATGTgttcaggtacacacacacacacacacacacacacgcaaagaaatatacacattcatataccACCCACCAGGACTACACAAACCTGATCATGTAAACTTTAACACAGGACTTTCACGTCATACTtcttgcctttttaaaaaaaaaaatttcattgttgttttaatcCGCTCCTGTAGATGGCGATATCGGAGACGTTGGGCATCCCGTCTAATCGCGTGTCCTGCCACGTGAAACGTGTCGGTGGGGCGTTTGGGGGTAAAGTGACCAAGACGACGGTGCTGGCGTGTGTTACTGCAGTGGCTGCGTGGAAGTGAGTTCAGTTCAGGCGTTTATTTAGCAGCACGGCGCTGGCGTGTTTCACGTGACTGAGTTCATGTGTAAAGAGAAACGTTTACACTACAAAGTCTGTGTTACTATATTCAATATGTTTAATACTAACCCTCCATATACTGTGTGTCCCGTATATTCTAGAGAGTATCTGGCAGTTGTGTCGGAGTATTGAACAATCATGGTCTCTCTTTGACttccagatgttttatttattaagtctCATGTCATAAAAAATACTTGTATGAATATTATCAATCACCTGGTAGAGTTTAGTTATAGTGATatctgtttttttaatgaccctatgagtgtgtgtgtgtgtgtgtgtgtgtgtgtgtgtgtgtgtgtgtgtgtgtgtagaacggAGAGGCCAGTGCGCTGTGTTCTGGAACGAGGAGAGGACATGCTGATCACAGGAGGGCGCCACCCAGTGCTGGGGAGGTACAAGGTCAGGTcttaatcacacatacacacacacacacacacacacacactgtgtccCCATAATACACATCACAtactcacgtgtgtgtgtgtgtgtgtatcaggtgGGCTTTATGAATGATGGCAGAATCACTGCAGCTGATGTTCATTATTACGCCAACGCGGGCAACACACCTGACGAGTCCCCACTGGTGagatctgtctctctgtctgtctgtctgatctgTCAGCCATCTCTGGCTTCAttatctcttctctctctcgctcgctctcgcaGGTAGCAGAGAAGATTCTGCTCCACATGGATAACGCTTATAACATCCCGAATCTCCGTGGCCAGTCAGCTGCCTGCAGGACCAACCTGCCCTCCAGCACGGCGTTCCGGGGTTTCGGCGTGCCACAGAGCATGGTGGTCATCGAAAACATGGTCAACGATGTGGCCATGATGCTCGGCCTGCCAGCTgaagaggtcagaggtcaaatgAGCAAAAGCCTCATAATAGTGTGCCATTAGTTTTATAATAAAAGCTCGAGCCGCTTTTTGCAAGAAGCATTGTGTGACGCATCAGACAGAAGAGCATTCGTAACCACGCATTCGCAATTTTCGCTCCAGCGTTTAAAATTGCTATATGCTGGTCGTCATGGTTACGGAGTGACATTAGTAAATTGGTTATAAAAATGTAGGCcgccccacccaaaaaaaaaaattgagttaCTGGGAAAGTAAATGGGATTAGTTAGAGAAGCAGCCAAGAGCTAACATGATGCATCTGAACACGATGCTActgccaccatgcttcacaacCAGGTTTCTGCCAAATGTAGCACTCTGTGCCAAGCCAAAAtagttcagtttggatgttCAAAGCTTCACATTTGCATAAAGTTCAGCTAGTGGCCCTGCCCACTTCACTTTGCAAGCAATTGTTCCGCCTCCTGTCAGTTTGGATCACCCAATCGCCGTTATGAGCACAGGGTACAGCGGCGTCACAAACGGAACAGAAAAACCACTAGCAAGGAGAAAAAGGAGACAATGAAAAggtggagaagaaaaaagaataagatATTGCATATCTATAAACAAGTAtttttcaggtgtgtgtgtgtgtgtgtgtgtgtgtgtgtgtgtgtgacagatcCGTGAGAAGAACATGTACAAGGAGGTGTCCTTCACACACTATAAGATGGAGTTTGACCCGGAGAACCTGCGGCGGTGTTGGGAGGAGTGTAAGGACAGAGCCGACGTCGCTCACAGGAGAGAGAACATCACTCGCTTCAACCTGCAGCACCGCTGGAGAAAGAGGGGCCTCGCCATCGTACCCATCAAATACGGCATCGGGTTCGCCGAGGGATTCCTCAACCAggtctccgtgtgtgtgtgtgtgtgtgtgtgtgtgtgcgtgtgtgtgtgtgtgtgtgtgtgtgtgtgtgtg
It encodes:
- the aox6 gene encoding aldehyde oxidase 6 isoform X2, which encodes MAAEKESGVLSLYVNGKKVTVRDADPETMLLSFLREKLCLTGTKYGCGGGGCGACTVMLSTYDTQTKTIHHFTVNACLMPLCQTHGVAVTTVEGIGNSKSKLHPVQERIAKANGSQCGFCTPGMVMSMYTLLRNQPQPSMDDITQALGGNLCRCTGYRPIIDGYRTFCELELFNTEEFLPLDPTQDLIFPPELIRMAESQEQTTQTFRGERMTWIFPVSLGELLQLKFQYPKAPIVMGNTNIGLDIKFKGVVHPIIISATRVKELFEVTHKPEGVHIGAGCSLSTVRTVLQKCVCSLPAEHTQTYTALLEQLRHLGGEQIRNVATLGGNIASAYPNSDLNPVLAAGRSSVQLLSHDGRREVPLDKDFFVGSGKTILRADEIVLSVFIPVSRKCEVVCAFRNAPRKDNALATVSAGMRVRFDRDSDVVGDMSVYYGGVGAHTLSAENATRHVIGRSWSEATLSGAYAALLDDVTLGASAPGGKVVFRRSLTLSMFFRFYLHVLQHLRDQNVIQGEIPKCELSAVEPLPNFIQPGYQEFQPVSEGDCVGRALPHHSSVSHATGEAVYCDDIPHTHGELFLSVVTSTRAHAKITHIDVGGALAMVGVVDVITFKDIPGRRSVSFSGMNEDLLAENEVTCVGHVICAVVADTKQHAKLAASALKITYEDLKEDLIFTVEEAVEKSSFFPPQREIQRGDVASALLETDHVYEGEMRVGGQEHFYMETQSMLVIPVGEEKEMKVYLSTQHPTCVQMAISETLGIPSNRVSCHVKRVGGAFGGKVTKTTVLACVTAVAAWKTERPVRCVLERGEDMLITGGRHPVLGRYKVGFMNDGRITAADVHYYANAGNTPDESPLVAEKILLHMDNAYNIPNLRGQSAACRTNLPSSTAFRGFGVPQSMVVIENMVNDVAMMLGLPAEEIREKNMYKEVSFTHYKMEFDPENLRRCWEECKDRADVAHRRENITRFNLQHRWRKRGLAIVPIKYGIGFAEGFLNQAAALVHIYKDGSVLISHGGTEMGQGLHTKVQQVASRELNIPLSLIHISETCTSSVPNTSPSAASFGTDANGMAVRDACRTLYQRLEPIRQTEPDGTWQSWIKRAFLEKISLSATGFYRGHDTGMDWEKQEGRPYVYFTYGACCSEVELDCLSGEYRTVRTDLVVDIGKSLNPSIDIGQIEGAFIQGLGLYTMEELHFSPSGVLYTRGPAQYKIPAVCDVPLQFKVYLLSGSQNPHAIYSSKGIGEPTLFLGSSVFFAIKDAVMAARKDAGLTGPFTLNSPATPERVCLACSTHFTQMIPDTGTGASQPWSLPLP
- the aox6 gene encoding aldehyde oxidase 6 isoform X1, whose product is MAAEKESGVLSLYVNGKKVTVRDADPETMLLSFLREKLCLTGTKYGCGGGGCGACTVMLSTYDTQTKTIHHFTVNACLMPLCQTHGVAVTTVEGIGNSKSKLHPVQERIAKANGSQCGFCTPGMVMSMYTLLRNQPQPSMDDITQALGGNLCRCTGYRPIIDGYRTFCESDRCCEVNGTACCTANAKASPEKLELFNTEEFLPLDPTQDLIFPPELIRMAESQEQTTQTFRGERMTWIFPVSLGELLQLKFQYPKAPIVMGNTNIGLDIKFKGVVHPIIISATRVKELFEVTHKPEGVHIGAGCSLSTVRTVLQKCVCSLPAEHTQTYTALLEQLRHLGGEQIRNVATLGGNIASAYPNSDLNPVLAAGRSSVQLLSHDGRREVPLDKDFFVGSGKTILRADEIVLSVFIPVSRKCEVVCAFRNAPRKDNALATVSAGMRVRFDRDSDVVGDMSVYYGGVGAHTLSAENATRHVIGRSWSEATLSGAYAALLDDVTLGASAPGGKVVFRRSLTLSMFFRFYLHVLQHLRDQNVIQGEIPKCELSAVEPLPNFIQPGYQEFQPVSEGDCVGRALPHHSSVSHATGEAVYCDDIPHTHGELFLSVVTSTRAHAKITHIDVGGALAMVGVVDVITFKDIPGRRSVSFSGMNEDLLAENEVTCVGHVICAVVADTKQHAKLAASALKITYEDLKEDLIFTVEEAVEKSSFFPPQREIQRGDVASALLETDHVYEGEMRVGGQEHFYMETQSMLVIPVGEEKEMKVYLSTQHPTCVQMAISETLGIPSNRVSCHVKRVGGAFGGKVTKTTVLACVTAVAAWKTERPVRCVLERGEDMLITGGRHPVLGRYKVGFMNDGRITAADVHYYANAGNTPDESPLVAEKILLHMDNAYNIPNLRGQSAACRTNLPSSTAFRGFGVPQSMVVIENMVNDVAMMLGLPAEEIREKNMYKEVSFTHYKMEFDPENLRRCWEECKDRADVAHRRENITRFNLQHRWRKRGLAIVPIKYGIGFAEGFLNQAAALVHIYKDGSVLISHGGTEMGQGLHTKVQQVASRELNIPLSLIHISETCTSSVPNTSPSAASFGTDANGMAVRDACRTLYQRLEPIRQTEPDGTWQSWIKRAFLEKISLSATGFYRGHDTGMDWEKQEGRPYVYFTYGACCSEVELDCLSGEYRTVRTDLVVDIGKSLNPSIDIGQIEGAFIQGLGLYTMEELHFSPSGVLYTRGPAQYKIPAVCDVPLQFKVYLLSGSQNPHAIYSSKGIGEPTLFLGSSVFFAIKDAVMAARKDAGLTGPFTLNSPATPERVCLACSTHFTQMIPDTGTGASQPWSLPLP